One Williamsia phyllosphaerae DNA segment encodes these proteins:
- a CDS encoding LytR C-terminal domain-containing protein — protein MTPDREPNRLPFRAGAMLLLAIAVVCIGLGWHSAVTTESSPEADLRAAAASSSASAAAPSTSAAASTSASSSGSTSSSADPSSSSTAGPLACVYNAGSISGLAVEVTASLKSKGWRVAAPGNLQSASITENTVFYPSALESEADRLVSDLGNDATADQKPSSFTQCRGGLAVVVITR, from the coding sequence ATGACCCCGGATCGGGAACCCAATCGGCTGCCATTCCGCGCAGGCGCGATGTTGCTCCTCGCGATAGCTGTCGTGTGCATCGGCCTCGGCTGGCACTCGGCGGTGACGACGGAGAGCAGTCCGGAAGCAGACCTCCGCGCCGCTGCCGCGTCGAGTTCGGCCTCCGCGGCCGCACCCAGCACCTCGGCCGCCGCATCGACGAGCGCCTCGAGCTCGGGGTCCACCTCGAGTTCGGCGGATCCGAGCAGCTCGTCGACCGCGGGCCCGCTCGCCTGCGTCTACAACGCCGGTTCGATCAGCGGTCTGGCCGTCGAGGTCACCGCGTCGCTGAAGTCCAAGGGCTGGCGCGTCGCCGCGCCCGGCAACCTGCAGTCGGCCAGCATCACCGAGAACACCGTCTTCTACCCGTCGGCGCTCGAGTCCGAGGCCGACCGCCTGGTCTCCGACCTGGGCAACGACGCCACCGCCGACCAGAAGCCGTCCTC
- a CDS encoding DUF3263 domain-containing protein: protein MDGATARSQKRSGQPAGSANQANGDQADSPTSSTGHDVNGVDSNVVGADGLTRREHDILAFERQWWKYAGAKEEAIKELFGLSATRYYQVLNALVDRPESLAVDPMLVKRLRRLRASRQKARAARRLGFEIT, encoded by the coding sequence ATGGACGGCGCAACTGCGCGAAGCCAGAAGCGGTCGGGGCAACCCGCCGGTTCGGCGAACCAGGCCAATGGGGATCAGGCCGATTCACCCACCTCGAGCACCGGGCACGACGTCAACGGTGTTGACAGCAATGTGGTCGGGGCGGACGGTCTGACCCGCCGCGAACACGACATCCTGGCCTTCGAGCGCCAGTGGTGGAAGTACGCGGGCGCCAAGGAAGAAGCCATCAAGGAGCTGTTCGGCCTCTCGGCGACCCGTTACTACCAGGTGCTCAACGCCCTGGTGGACCGTCCGGAGTCGCTCGCGGTCGATCCGATGCTGGTGAAGCGCCTCCGTCGTCTGCGCGCGAGCAGGCAGAAGGCCCGCGCCGCGCGCCGCCTCGGATTCGAGATCACCTGA